The Toxotes jaculatrix isolate fToxJac2 chromosome 21, fToxJac2.pri, whole genome shotgun sequence genome includes a region encoding these proteins:
- the sox9a gene encoding transcription factor SOX-9a isoform X2 — protein MNLLDPYLKMTEEQDKCLSDAPSPSMSEDSAGSPCPSGSGSDTENTRPSENGLLRADGTLGDFKKDEEDKFPACIREAVSQVLKGYDWTLVPMPVRVNGSTKNKPHVKRPMNAFMVWAQAARRKLADQYPHLHNAELSKTLGKLWRLLNEGEKRPFVEEAERLRVQHKKDHPDYKYQPRRRKSVKNGQSEPEDGSEQTHISPNAIFKALQQADSPASSMGEVHSPGSQGPPTPPTTPKTDVSSGKMDLKREGGLRSLPDGPGGRQLNIDFRDVDIGELSSDVISHIETFDVNEFDQYLPPNGHPGVPGNTTPVSYTGSYSISSGAPVSPQAGGATAWMAKSQNQQGQQQHTLTTLGSNGSSEAAQAQHRTQIKTEQLSPSHYSEQQGSPQHIAYSPFNLQHYSPPSSSYPAISRAQQYEYSDHQGGSTTASYYSHAGAGQGSGLYSTFSYMSSPSQRPMYTPIADNTGVPSIPQSSPQHWEQAPVYTQLTRP, from the exons ATGAATCTCCTCGACCCATACCTGAAGATGACGGAGGAACAAGACAAGTGTCTCTCTGATGCCCCGAGCCCGAGTATGTCCGAGGACTCCGCGGGCTCTCCGTGCCCGTCCGGCTCGGGTTCCGACACCGAGAACACCCGGCCGTCGGAGAACGGGCTGCTCAGAGCGGATGGAACCCTGGGCGACTTCAAGAAGGACGAGGAAGATAAGTTCCCCGCTTGCATCCGCGAGGCTGTGTCCCAGGTGCTCAAGGGCTACGACTGGACCCTGGTGCCTATGCCGGTGCGCGTTAACGGATCTACTAAGAACAAGCCTCACGTTAAGAGACCGATGAATGCCTTCATGGTTTGGGCTCAGGCTGCACGTAGGAAGCTGGCGGACCAGTACCCACACCTGCACAACGCGGAGCTCAGCAAAACTCTGGGGAAACTCTGGAG ACTTCTCAACGAAGGGGAGAAGCGGCCGTTTGTGGAAGAGGCTGAGCGCCTCCGGGTGCAGCACAAGAAGGATCACCCAGACTACAAATACCAGCCCCGGCGCAGGAAGTCGGTGAAGAACGGACAGAGCGAGCCGGAGGACGGCAGCGAGCAGACGCACATTTCCCCTAATGCCATCTTCAAAGCTCTCCAGCAGGCGGACTCCCCAGCCTCCAGCATGGGAGAGGTGCACTCTCCTG gctccCAGGGGCCCCCAACTCCACCCACCACCCCAAAGACTGATGTCAGCTCAGGCAAGATGGATCTAAAGCGCGAAGGGGGCCTCCGCTCTCTGCCCGATGGCCCCGGTGGGCGCCAGCTCAACATCGATTTCCGAGACGTGGACATCGGTGAGCTCAGCAGCGATGTCATCTCCCACATTGAGACCTTTGACGTCAACGAGTTTGACCAGTACCTCCCGCCGAACGGACACCCGGGCGTCCCTGGCAACACCACGCCAGTCAGCTACACAGGCAGCTACAGCATCAGCAGTGGTGCCCCAGTCAGCCCACAGGCGGGAGGCGCCACAGCCTGGATGGCTAAAAGCCAGAACCAGcagggacagcagcagcacaccctGACCACCCTGGGGAGCAACGGCAGCTCAGAGGCAGCTCAGGCCCAGCACAGGACCCAGATCAAGACGGAGCAGCTGAGTCCGAGCCACTACAGCGAGCAGCAGGGTTCCCCGCAGCACATCGCCTACAGCCCCTTCAACCTGCAGCACTACAGCCCCCCCTCTTCCTCATACCCAGCCATTTCCAGGGCGCAGCAGTACGAGTACTCTGACCACCAGGGGGGCAGCACCACCGCCTCCTACTACAGCCACGCGGGGGCGGGGCAGGGCTCTGGGCTGTACTCGACTTTCAGCTACATGAGCAGCCCCAGCCAGAGGCCCATGTACACGCCCATAGCCGACAACACGGGGGTGCCCTCCATCCCCCAGAGCAGCCCGCAGCACTGGGAGCAGGCTCCGGTTTACACTCAGCTCACCAGACCCTGA
- the sox9a gene encoding transcription factor SOX-9a isoform X1 — MNLLDPYLKMTEEQDKCLSDAPSPSMSEDSAGSPCPSGSGSDTENTRPSENGLLRADGTLGDFKKDEEDKFPACIREAVSQVLKGYDWTLVPMPVRVNGSTKNKPHVKRPMNAFMVWAQAARRKLADQYPHLHNAELSKTLGKLWRLLNEGEKRPFVEEAERLRVQHKKDHPDYKYQPRRRKSVKNGQSEPEDGSEQTHISPNAIFKALQQADSPASSMGEVHSPGEHSGSQGPPTPPTTPKTDVSSGKMDLKREGGLRSLPDGPGGRQLNIDFRDVDIGELSSDVISHIETFDVNEFDQYLPPNGHPGVPGNTTPVSYTGSYSISSGAPVSPQAGGATAWMAKSQNQQGQQQHTLTTLGSNGSSEAAQAQHRTQIKTEQLSPSHYSEQQGSPQHIAYSPFNLQHYSPPSSSYPAISRAQQYEYSDHQGGSTTASYYSHAGAGQGSGLYSTFSYMSSPSQRPMYTPIADNTGVPSIPQSSPQHWEQAPVYTQLTRP; from the exons ATGAATCTCCTCGACCCATACCTGAAGATGACGGAGGAACAAGACAAGTGTCTCTCTGATGCCCCGAGCCCGAGTATGTCCGAGGACTCCGCGGGCTCTCCGTGCCCGTCCGGCTCGGGTTCCGACACCGAGAACACCCGGCCGTCGGAGAACGGGCTGCTCAGAGCGGATGGAACCCTGGGCGACTTCAAGAAGGACGAGGAAGATAAGTTCCCCGCTTGCATCCGCGAGGCTGTGTCCCAGGTGCTCAAGGGCTACGACTGGACCCTGGTGCCTATGCCGGTGCGCGTTAACGGATCTACTAAGAACAAGCCTCACGTTAAGAGACCGATGAATGCCTTCATGGTTTGGGCTCAGGCTGCACGTAGGAAGCTGGCGGACCAGTACCCACACCTGCACAACGCGGAGCTCAGCAAAACTCTGGGGAAACTCTGGAG ACTTCTCAACGAAGGGGAGAAGCGGCCGTTTGTGGAAGAGGCTGAGCGCCTCCGGGTGCAGCACAAGAAGGATCACCCAGACTACAAATACCAGCCCCGGCGCAGGAAGTCGGTGAAGAACGGACAGAGCGAGCCGGAGGACGGCAGCGAGCAGACGCACATTTCCCCTAATGCCATCTTCAAAGCTCTCCAGCAGGCGGACTCCCCAGCCTCCAGCATGGGAGAGGTGCACTCTCCTGGTGAGCACTCAG gctccCAGGGGCCCCCAACTCCACCCACCACCCCAAAGACTGATGTCAGCTCAGGCAAGATGGATCTAAAGCGCGAAGGGGGCCTCCGCTCTCTGCCCGATGGCCCCGGTGGGCGCCAGCTCAACATCGATTTCCGAGACGTGGACATCGGTGAGCTCAGCAGCGATGTCATCTCCCACATTGAGACCTTTGACGTCAACGAGTTTGACCAGTACCTCCCGCCGAACGGACACCCGGGCGTCCCTGGCAACACCACGCCAGTCAGCTACACAGGCAGCTACAGCATCAGCAGTGGTGCCCCAGTCAGCCCACAGGCGGGAGGCGCCACAGCCTGGATGGCTAAAAGCCAGAACCAGcagggacagcagcagcacaccctGACCACCCTGGGGAGCAACGGCAGCTCAGAGGCAGCTCAGGCCCAGCACAGGACCCAGATCAAGACGGAGCAGCTGAGTCCGAGCCACTACAGCGAGCAGCAGGGTTCCCCGCAGCACATCGCCTACAGCCCCTTCAACCTGCAGCACTACAGCCCCCCCTCTTCCTCATACCCAGCCATTTCCAGGGCGCAGCAGTACGAGTACTCTGACCACCAGGGGGGCAGCACCACCGCCTCCTACTACAGCCACGCGGGGGCGGGGCAGGGCTCTGGGCTGTACTCGACTTTCAGCTACATGAGCAGCCCCAGCCAGAGGCCCATGTACACGCCCATAGCCGACAACACGGGGGTGCCCTCCATCCCCCAGAGCAGCCCGCAGCACTGGGAGCAGGCTCCGGTTTACACTCAGCTCACCAGACCCTGA